The following are encoded together in the Candidatus Thermoplasmatota archaeon genome:
- the scpB gene encoding SMC-Scp complex subunit ScpB, which produces MKELERIVEAILFSAGRAVSMRELKELTNCDENAITSALEKLSLEYAQSQRAIEISKAGEKYAMQVKLEFADEVAKIAPKEIPEHLLKTLALIAYHQPVKQVELSRLIGSKVYEHVKELEELGMIRARSEGRTKILNTSKLFPEYFGIGSTKRDDIIKWFESKVKANV; this is translated from the coding sequence ATGAAAGAGCTTGAAAGGATTGTAGAGGCAATATTATTCTCTGCAGGAAGAGCAGTGAGCATGCGAGAGCTGAAAGAGCTCACGAACTGCGATGAGAATGCTATTACTTCAGCACTAGAAAAACTGAGCTTAGAATATGCTCAATCACAAAGAGCTATTGAAATTTCTAAGGCAGGCGAAAAATACGCAATGCAGGTGAAGTTAGAGTTTGCAGACGAAGTTGCAAAAATAGCTCCTAAAGAGATACCGGAGCACTTACTCAAAACACTGGCACTTATTGCCTATCATCAGCCTGTAAAGCAGGTAGAGCTTTCAAGGTTAATAGGTAGTAAGGTTTACGAGCATGTGAAGGAGCTTGAAGAGCTTGGTATGATAAGAGCTCGTAGCGAAGGCAGAACTAAAATTCTCAATACTTCAAAACTGTTTCCTGAGTATTTCGGGATAGGCTCTACGAAGCGGGATGATATAATAAAATGGTTTGAAAGTAAGGTGAAAGCAAATGTTTGA